The segment CTTTTTTTAACGGAGTTGGTCCTGGCAAAGCAGGGGTTTCCGGAGAAAGGGCGGCGGCCCTTATTTGGGGAGCCTCTTCTTTTAAGAAATGCACTGCCTCTTTGGTTTCTAACCTACGGGCTACCTGGTGCAGGGCATCATTCACGTTACGGTCAAAAACTTCCTCCTCCATTTCCACGGCATGGTGAATCCAATAGACTTGGAATCCAATCAACCCAATGAGGGAAATAGTCATCAGGAAAATGACCAAAAGCAAAGTTTTCTTTCTCATCTGTACAAAGATAAAAGCTTAAGTGAACCCTTTTCTTACTTTAACTTTTCATTAACAGACTTTAACCAAGCCTTAACCTCTTTCCAAAAAGATACCCGGTAATATTGTATGAGTCAACTAGATAGCTTCATCTAATGTAACAATGTTATGAGAAAGAAACAATACTTTCCTTTATGGCTTTTCTCTTTCCTGGTTTTAGGCGGCGCGTCTTTCCTGCCTGCACAAGCCCAGCAAAAAGAGGTGGTGAAAACAGGGCCGGGCAAACAGGCAAAAGTCAAGATTTTTAAGCAGGAGGGAGAGGCCTTATATTTGTTAGACACCACTCTTACTATAGTGGAAGGAAAGGCCATGATAGACGCAGTCAAAGAAATACAGGCAGACTCTGTTTCCTTTAAAATACTTGGCGCCAAGAAGGTGAAACCCGTGAAAATCTCTTCAGGGAAAGATTGGAGCAATATTCGGTATTTTCCTGCCAAACCAAATGATTCACTAAGCGCTTCCGTCTTTAGAATCTCCGGCCCAGATTCTGTGCACACTCGTATGAAAGCCGTTAGGATATTTGGTGCAACAACCCTTCTAGGAGATTCAGTTAGAGGAGCAAAGTCAAAAGGCATCACAATTTACAGAAGCCCAAAAGTGATGTACCATGCCATCACCCAAGATTCACTAGGCAATCGACAACAGTTCTTTCGCCTAGATACTACGGTGCACCTGAAAGCAGACAAGTTCCTGCTGAGAGAAACGGTGCGGGTGGAAAACAGTAATGATTCAGATGAGGTGAAGGTCACAAGGCGCAAGAAGAATAGCTCAGACGCAATTCTGGAAACGGGAAACTATGAGGTGATTAGGTTAAAGCAAGGTGATCATTTCCGAATCATTATTCTCCAAGCAGCTAAAGGGTCACCTGAGACAGCAGGAAAACAGGAGTTTAGAGGAAAGAAAAAGAAGGATGCCCTTAAAGCAGCGCATGTAGGTTTACAGTTTTACCCTAACCCCACCAGCGGACGGGTGACAATTTCTTTCTCTTCGCCAAAGAAAGCCAAAGCACAAGTACGGGTGGTAGACAGCCAGGGTAAAACGGTGTACCATGAGGATTTAGGATCGGTGGAAGGACAGCTCTCCAGGGAATTAAATTTGGCAAGGTTCGGGAAAGGAATGTATGTAATCCTGGTCCAGATTGGGAAGACAGCGCAATCAGGGAAAGTAGTGGTAGAGTAATTTTCTTTACGAATTTGGAGAGGCTTGAGAAGTAATTTTCAGGCCTCTTTTGCGTTTTCAACCTGCCTTTCTTATTAAGGCTTTCCGTATAGCAGAACTATGAAACAACGCTTTACCGCTTTACAACTCTTTTCTTTCTTTAAGTTCTACCTGGTTTGCCTTTCCTTTTTGGTTTTCGCCCTTAAAACGCAAGCTCAGAGATTAACCAAAGAGATTCACTCCTGTGCTGCTGCCAGGATCAGCACAACTCCAGCTTTACTGGCAGATGGCATCACGTCAATTCCACACCGTGAGTTGATGCGGCAATATGACCTGCATTGGTATAAACTGGACCTGAACCTGGAGCGCAACTCTCTTAATATAAGCGG is part of the Rufibacter tibetensis genome and harbors:
- a CDS encoding T9SS type A sorting domain-containing protein; the encoded protein is MRKKQYFPLWLFSFLVLGGASFLPAQAQQKEVVKTGPGKQAKVKIFKQEGEALYLLDTTLTIVEGKAMIDAVKEIQADSVSFKILGAKKVKPVKISSGKDWSNIRYFPAKPNDSLSASVFRISGPDSVHTRMKAVRIFGATTLLGDSVRGAKSKGITIYRSPKVMYHAITQDSLGNRQQFFRLDTTVHLKADKFLLRETVRVENSNDSDEVKVTRRKKNSSDAILETGNYEVIRLKQGDHFRIIILQAAKGSPETAGKQEFRGKKKKDALKAAHVGLQFYPNPTSGRVTISFSSPKKAKAQVRVVDSQGKTVYHEDLGSVEGQLSRELNLARFGKGMYVILVQIGKTAQSGKVVVE